One window from the genome of Gimesia aquarii encodes:
- a CDS encoding extracellular solute-binding protein — protein sequence MNQNVGGRPVSGWRILAIVEFVAILAIGLVFFYRQQDEALVVYCAHDAVFSEEILNAFEQKTGIKVEPRFDTEATKSLGLTNLIIREQDHPRCDVFWNNQTLGTATLKEQGLLETYQGDGYERIPAKFKDPDGTWTGFAARLRVYITNTEKLTATRESIEQKLSGPLNDVAIAKPLYGTTLTHFTVLCDAWGLDRLKTWYQSLQERNIQETSGNAGVKNLVASGSCALGFTDTDDFFVAVDDGKPVASLPITVDEQTILIPNSVAIIKGTKRRKQAETLVNYLLSEEVELKLAQSQSRQIPLGDVNWDQVPTEVRELQPYVKNAYPLANLVKEREKVLAWLESEYLK from the coding sequence ATGAATCAAAATGTAGGGGGGCGACCTGTTTCCGGATGGCGCATTCTGGCAATCGTCGAGTTTGTTGCCATATTAGCAATCGGATTGGTCTTTTTTTATCGCCAGCAGGACGAGGCTCTCGTTGTCTATTGCGCGCATGATGCCGTATTCTCCGAAGAGATACTCAATGCGTTTGAACAAAAAACCGGAATCAAAGTCGAACCGCGCTTCGATACCGAAGCGACAAAATCATTGGGCTTGACAAATTTAATCATCCGGGAGCAAGATCATCCGCGCTGTGATGTCTTCTGGAATAATCAAACATTGGGAACAGCAACTCTGAAAGAACAGGGACTACTGGAAACGTATCAAGGCGACGGGTATGAGAGAATTCCCGCAAAGTTTAAAGACCCTGATGGAACCTGGACAGGCTTTGCCGCACGATTGCGAGTGTATATTACCAACACTGAAAAGCTGACAGCGACCAGGGAGAGCATCGAACAGAAACTCTCTGGCCCGCTAAATGACGTTGCTATTGCCAAGCCACTCTATGGCACCACATTAACTCACTTTACTGTTCTCTGTGATGCGTGGGGATTGGATCGACTAAAAACGTGGTATCAGTCCCTTCAGGAAAGAAACATTCAGGAGACTTCGGGCAACGCTGGTGTAAAGAATCTGGTGGCCAGTGGTTCCTGTGCCTTGGGGTTTACCGATACAGATGATTTTTTTGTTGCCGTCGATGATGGAAAACCAGTCGCTTCATTACCGATTACGGTCGACGAACAAACAATTCTCATTCCCAATAGCGTGGCCATTATCAAAGGCACAAAAAGACGAAAGCAGGCGGAAACTTTAGTCAATTATCTTCTGTCTGAAGAAGTGGAACTCAAATTAGCTCAGTCACAATCACGCCAGATACCTTTAGGGGATGTGAATTGGGACCAAGTTCCGACTGAAGTCAGAGAATTACAACCTTATGTTAAGAATGCCTATCCTTTAGCGAATTTAGTCAAAGAACGAGAAAAAGTATTGGCCTGGCTCGAATCGGAGTATTTGAAATGA
- a CDS encoding ATP-binding cassette domain-containing protein yields the protein MNMRTQQSESSLWSLKQVSLRGGSGDRLVDVDLEIPQGITAIMGYSGAGKTSLLNLLVEYERPHQGSVARSNHCFPSDSAVETFWVPHSLGLWPQYDVQEHLVLVHPAPETLNETVEELLNAFRLTSVRKKYPGQLSQGEASRLSVARALASQAKVLVMDEPLVHVDQAHWPLYWDAIRHYCEKNKTSLVFSTHMPELVLKEAQHVVCLDEGAVVYAGAVHDLYYAPPSYQIGMYLGPVNDLSDVKIQSDQNQSETITLVRPEQLTLIKEESSEWEVRQTTFSGALEKVETVHHQTQSNQTFYHRPPRATLKPGDRISIHLLLLLFCLLTCFGCHSDSAPELSFPKIVQWSLPSEGTKVPAPRSVNVGPKEELYVLDNAGRVLVYNPENELVRKWMMPDYDVGKPEGICFLKNGQIAVADTHYHRVVFFDDQGNVQKMLGEQGEGPSQFIYPVSIVQDPSGNIYVGEYGGNDRVQKFSEEGEFLLEFGEHGTEPGQFERASGMVWHQGKIYVADASNNCIQVFSDEGAFLEVLGTKTGGIPLYYPYDIAIDRSKEEFYIVEYGAGRITKTDLEGRVLGRFGKTGSKQGEFVTPWGVTVNSKDQVFVADTGNRLIVKLIP from the coding sequence ATGAATATGAGAACTCAACAATCTGAATCTTCTCTATGGTCGCTGAAGCAAGTCAGTCTTCGCGGGGGATCCGGCGACCGTTTAGTTGACGTAGATCTTGAGATCCCTCAAGGCATCACTGCCATTATGGGATATTCGGGAGCAGGAAAAACATCTTTGCTGAACCTGCTGGTTGAGTATGAGCGTCCCCATCAGGGAAGTGTAGCACGTAGCAACCACTGTTTTCCGTCTGACTCTGCGGTCGAAACTTTTTGGGTGCCGCATTCATTGGGTTTATGGCCACAATATGATGTTCAAGAACATCTGGTGCTGGTTCATCCTGCCCCCGAGACACTTAATGAAACCGTAGAAGAATTATTGAATGCTTTTCGTCTGACATCAGTCAGGAAAAAATATCCGGGGCAACTCTCTCAAGGCGAAGCATCCCGTTTATCGGTGGCTCGAGCATTGGCCAGTCAGGCGAAGGTATTGGTCATGGATGAACCTTTAGTGCACGTGGACCAGGCACATTGGCCTTTATATTGGGATGCCATTCGCCACTATTGTGAAAAAAATAAAACTTCGCTGGTATTTTCAACACACATGCCAGAGTTGGTATTAAAAGAAGCACAGCATGTTGTCTGTTTAGATGAAGGAGCCGTGGTCTATGCGGGGGCAGTGCATGATCTTTATTATGCGCCCCCATCGTATCAAATCGGGATGTATCTAGGACCGGTGAATGATCTTTCTGATGTGAAGATACAGTCGGATCAAAATCAATCAGAAACGATCACACTCGTCCGTCCGGAACAGCTAACGCTGATAAAAGAGGAGTCCAGTGAATGGGAAGTCCGCCAGACGACATTCAGTGGCGCGCTTGAGAAAGTCGAAACGGTTCATCATCAAACTCAATCAAATCAAACCTTTTACCATCGACCTCCACGTGCAACGTTGAAACCGGGGGATCGCATATCGATTCATTTGTTACTGCTCCTTTTTTGTTTGTTGACTTGCTTTGGTTGTCATTCGGATTCTGCTCCCGAACTTTCGTTTCCAAAGATTGTTCAGTGGTCCCTTCCTTCTGAGGGAACCAAGGTTCCTGCGCCGCGCAGTGTGAATGTCGGACCGAAGGAAGAACTTTATGTACTTGATAACGCCGGACGTGTCTTAGTTTATAATCCTGAGAATGAACTTGTCAGGAAATGGATGATGCCTGACTATGATGTTGGCAAACCGGAGGGAATTTGCTTCTTGAAGAATGGTCAAATCGCAGTCGCTGATACCCATTATCACCGGGTTGTGTTTTTTGATGATCAGGGAAACGTCCAAAAAATGCTGGGGGAACAGGGAGAAGGGCCTTCGCAATTTATTTACCCGGTTTCCATTGTTCAAGACCCCTCTGGTAACATTTATGTCGGCGAATATGGAGGCAATGATCGAGTTCAGAAATTCTCAGAAGAGGGCGAGTTTCTGTTAGAATTTGGAGAACATGGGACTGAACCGGGGCAGTTTGAACGGGCTTCCGGGATGGTCTGGCATCAGGGAAAAATCTATGTGGCAGATGCCAGTAATAATTGCATACAGGTATTTTCAGATGAAGGTGCCTTTTTAGAAGTTTTAGGCACGAAAACTGGGGGAATTCCACTCTATTATCCATATGACATTGCCATTGATCGTTCCAAAGAGGAATTTTACATCGTGGAGTATGGGGCAGGCCGTATTACAAAAACAGATTTAGAAGGCAGAGTTTTAGGCAGATTCGGGAAGACAGGCAGTAAACAAGGCGAATTCGTCACTCCCTGGGGAGTTACAGTAAATTCAAAAGATCAGGTGTTCGTGGCTGACACTGGTAATCGTTTAATCGTAAAATTAATACCATGA